The Skermanella rosea sequence CGGGCCAGGTCCGGATCTGGCTCAGCTTGCGCAGGCCGGGCGCGTCCTCGTGCTTCAGCATCACGATCTGGGGGTGGTCGTCGAACACCCGCCGCAGCGTCGCGACCGACACGGGGACCTGGGTCACCTGCGGAAAATCCTGGAACACCACCGGCACGTCCGGGCCGAGGATGCGCAGGGTCTCCGCGAAGTAGTTGATCACCTGCTCCTCGGTCTTCAGGCCGGACATCGGGGCAATCATGACTCCGGCGGCGCCGGCATCCATCGCGGAGTGGGCGAACGCCGCGAGGTTGTTGGTCCCCGGATTGCTGACGCCCACAATCACGGGGATACGTCCGGCGATCCGGTCGAACACGCGCCGCATGAAGCCCTGCTGCTCGTCCGGGGTCAGTTTCGGCGCCTCGCCCATGATGCCGAGGATCGTCATGCCATCGACGCCGCACTCCAGGTAGAAGTCCACCATCCGGTCGGTGCTGGCAAGGTCCAGCTTGCCGTCGTCCTCGAACGGGGTGGCGGCGATGATGTACACGCCGCTCGCCCGTTCGTTCAGCTTTTCGCCCATTCCTTTTCCTCCCTGCGGCCCCGGATCGGCGGACCCGCGGCCAGCTTATCACCGGTCCGCAGTCTTTTCCTGGTCTGCGGTCTTTTCCTGGTCCGCGGGCTTGTCGCCGCCTTCGCCGGTCCAGTCGTCGGTGATCATGGATTGGGCCTCGCTGATCTGGTCCACCTCCTCCTTGGACGGCGGGCGCGGGATCCGGGGGCTCTTCGGGCTGGTCGCGGTCTCGTTCGGGCGCTGCTCATCGGCCATGCTGATCCTCCTCTGGGGGTTCACCAAGGCTAACAAGAAAGGGAGCGGATGATCACCCGAGCGAGACGTCCAGGTACAGCATGATGACGAACCCAAGCATCAGGCCGACGCTCGCCGCCTTCTCCAGCCCGGCCCGGTGGGTTTCCGGGATGATCTCGTTGCTGACGACGAAGATCATGGCGCCGGCGGCGAAGGCGAGGCCCCAGGGCAGCAAGGGGGCGGCCAGGGACACGGCGAGAAGCCCGAGCAGGGCGCCCAGGGGCTCGACGAGCCCGGTCGCCAGGGCGATGGCGACGGCCTTGCCGCGCTGGTAACCGATGCTGTGGAGCGCC is a genomic window containing:
- a CDS encoding dihydrodipicolinate synthase family protein — encoded protein: MGEKLNERASGVYIIAATPFEDDGKLDLASTDRMVDFYLECGVDGMTILGIMGEAPKLTPDEQQGFMRRVFDRIAGRIPVIVGVSNPGTNNLAAFAHSAMDAGAAGVMIAPMSGLKTEEQVINYFAETLRILGPDVPVVFQDFPQVTQVPVSVATLRRVFDDHPQIVMLKHEDAPGLRKLSQIRTWPDTGGRRISILVGNGGLHLPQELRRGADGAMTGFAYPEMLVQVCRRFFAGDADGAEDLFDTYLPIVRHEQQAGIGLAIRKEILRRRGVLSSAAVRAPGPRLNADDHKELDSLMARLETRLGG